A region of Corynebacterium glucuronolyticum DSM 44120 DNA encodes the following proteins:
- the rplK gene encoding 50S ribosomal protein L11, producing MPPKKKVTALIKLQIEAGQANPAPPVGPALGAHGVNMMEFCKAYNAATENQRGNIVPVEITVYEDRSFDFKLKTPPAAQLLLKAAGLKKGSGVPHTDKVGKVTLDQVKEIAKQKEPDLNARDIDAAAKIIAGTARSMGIVVEGL from the coding sequence ATGCCCCCGAAGAAGAAAGTCACGGCCCTCATTAAGCTGCAGATCGAGGCTGGTCAGGCTAACCCTGCACCGCCGGTTGGTCCTGCGCTTGGTGCGCACGGCGTGAACATGATGGAGTTCTGCAAGGCGTACAACGCTGCCACGGAAAACCAGCGCGGCAACATTGTCCCTGTGGAGATCACCGTCTACGAAGACCGCTCCTTCGACTTCAAGCTGAAGACCCCGCCGGCAGCTCAGCTGCTGCTCAAGGCTGCTGGCCTGAAGAAGGGTTCTGGCGTTCCGCACACCGATAAGGTGGGCAAGGTGACTCTTGACCAGGTCAAGGAGATCGCTAAGCAGAAGGAGCCGGACCTCAACGCGCGCGACATCGACGCTGCCGCCAAGATCATTGCCGGCACCGCCCGCTCCATGGGCATCGTTGTCGAGGGTCTGTAA
- the rplA gene encoding 50S ribosomal protein L1, whose amino-acid sequence MAKRSKAYREAAEKVDSNHLYTPLEAVKLAKETSSKNYDASIDVVMRLGVDPRKADQLVRGTVSLPNGTGKEVRVVVFAEGTNATAAEEAGADFVGTAELIEKIQGGWTDFDAAIATPDQMAKVGRVARVLGPRGLMPNPKTGTVTPDVAKAVKEIKGGKISFRVDKASNLHALIGKASFDAEKLAENYGALLDEINRLKPSSSKGIYVKKITVAATNGPGIQVDPSIQKDFTEA is encoded by the coding sequence ATGGCAAAGCGCTCTAAGGCTTACCGCGAGGCCGCTGAGAAGGTGGACTCCAACCACCTGTACACCCCGCTCGAGGCTGTCAAGCTGGCTAAGGAGACCTCCTCCAAGAACTACGACGCTTCCATCGACGTTGTGATGCGTCTGGGCGTTGATCCCCGCAAGGCTGATCAGCTTGTGCGTGGCACCGTGTCCCTGCCTAACGGCACGGGCAAGGAAGTTCGCGTTGTCGTCTTCGCTGAGGGCACCAACGCTACCGCCGCTGAGGAGGCAGGCGCTGATTTCGTCGGCACCGCTGAGCTCATCGAGAAGATCCAGGGTGGCTGGACCGACTTTGATGCTGCTATCGCTACCCCTGATCAGATGGCCAAGGTTGGTCGCGTCGCTCGCGTCCTCGGCCCGCGTGGTCTCATGCCGAACCCCAAGACTGGCACAGTGACCCCGGATGTCGCCAAGGCTGTGAAGGAGATCAAGGGCGGTAAGATTTCCTTCCGCGTTGACAAGGCTTCCAACCTCCACGCTCTCATCGGCAAGGCATCCTTCGATGCTGAGAAGCTGGCTGAGAACTACGGCGCTCTCCTCGACGAGATTAACCGTCTGAAGCCGAGCTCCTCCAAGGGCATCTACGTGAAGAAGATCACCGTCGCTGCCACCAATGGCCCCGGCATCCAGGTCGATCCCTCCATCCAGAAGGACTTCACCGAGGCTTAA